Proteins co-encoded in one Plasmodium sp. gorilla clade G2 genome assembly, chromosome: 9 genomic window:
- a CDS encoding 60S ribosomal protein L32 has translation MAVKKVGKIVKKRTKKFTRFQSNRFMRVKPAWRKPRGIDCRVRRRYKGTNLMPSIGYGSNKKTKFLLPNNKYKYVVKNVKEMEPLIMNHTKYCVQIAHNVSSKKRKQIIERAKQMNVSVINAKARLQKTEE, from the exons ATGGCAGTAAAAAAAGTTGGAAAAATTGTAAAAAAGAGGACCAAGAAATTTACTCGATTTCAGTCAAATAGATTTATGCGTGTTAAg CCTGCATGGAGAAAACCAAGAGGTATTGATTGCCGTGTGAGAAGAAGATACAAAGGTACCAATTTGATGCCAAGTATTGGATATGGTAGTAATAAGAAAACCAAATTCTTATTaccaaataataaatacaaatatgttgttaaaaatgtaaaagaaATGGAACCATTAATTATGAACCATACAAAATACTGTGTACAAATTGCTCATAACGTATCAagcaaaaaaagaaaacaaattaTTGAGAGAGCTAAACAAATGAATGTTTCTGTTATAAATGCTAAAGCTAGATTACAAAAAAcagaagaataa
- a CDS encoding AP-4 complex subunit epsilon, putative: MLGLGGSCLSKEFFDLAKSIGEARSKQEEDRIICNEIILLKSRFSDPNTSVKQIKEYLIRAIYIEMLGHDASFAHIHAVKLAHEKNILCKRTGYLSCNLFLHKDHELMLLLINTIQKDLKSDNYLEIWAALSCVCKLLNNEMIPAIFPVIQNLLNHKNELIRKKVCMLLHKMYIIEPSLIKDIDIYLKKLLCDVDPSVMGASLNLIHSIAKNDMMYSIKLVPYLVSILKQICENKLPKDYEYHRIPAPWIQIKILSIFRILGYSNKKLSEQMYEVLQKTMQRADFGINVGYAIIYECVKTIATIYPSHHLLELASLSISRFISSDNHNLKYVGVTGLALIVKINPLYATEHQLAVVDCLEDKDETLKLKTLDLLYEMTNPLNVQVIVEKLIFHMKNSVDIHFKHDLACKIIELIERYTPDDIWFLNKINTLFLSVGELLDESYSYSLIKLLKDSSICGESDSGDDEINTNKYKSSPSNGNINMEYLNLPNKEHIKTYMKEQKEVSMNELKIDDENNEKLTQGHMNSQNNDEMSSSNSNDNINNNNNNNNNNVSNDDVKHEQHSHKNDYVNNSDIERDLQKSNKNKMNDDIYNLRKYAVNTYIKLLESNENIPFILMQIICWVIGEYSHLCDIENYTTEDIIDLLCECLEKNFSNPDRVKSCLITAIFKLCSRNNIRDHVVAKKIIDKYKNSKITDLQQRCYEYDLILNNPTLMNNVFSLKSTKKKIVIDETLSFLNPYIEEHLRSGGKSYISKDLRKNEHHDESIKNTNPVLNFTPYELPLNNKLSSDNYNISSNNIPIYEKNYNYQEDAVVPMSATDDQVSKMKDKGKIYKLNVMGPKKWKKEIYNIDQGQNGDTETIEKGDMANKKKKKKSSKKNNKNKKNKKKNKISNNNNNNNNNNNVGECQNNSEVINKDKVKKKKKKKCVNREEGADINKGIKSDINQTEEDIKLHNMVSEQKDRGKNSFSSNYYDEEDDEDEYDDDYEEDEEEYDDDYEEYDDDEEENDEYVDESDDDNDENENEDDDDYNEDEQYNRDNDFINEENENEKRTDNVNVDDYNEQNYERFDDNKDIHYSKEFNRFTSDTYNNKTNIYNWKNKGNNKTVVNNKKELTEKEKMAAALFNGLISNNSLLKDPIKSSYVSTMSMKKNMSILSNKNYFNSKKNDNNNDMDGVGKKSLNNEHVENNDITKMKINEKGNNNNNNNNNNNDSGSTNKLVDINIDNSDNLNEIKKNTKKKGYQFDMIDLNESPKKIDSIKTSDINIEEEKKLWDNITTKKKAVFINSTNLNILQTLKKIENNLNTNVIEVSKMDSLISCFYNNTKVLIKIKIEDNKLTFLVKSNENSIIDNVFDVLKNLFHV, encoded by the exons ATGCTTGGATTAGGTGGGTCATGTTTATCAAAAGAATTTTTTGATTTAGCAAAATCAATTGGAGAAGCTCGTTCAAAAcaa GAGGAAGATAGAATAATATGCAATGAGATAATTTTATTGAAATCGAGGTTTTCTGACCCTAATACATCTGTA aaacaaataaaagaatatttaatacgagctatatatatagaaatgcTAGGACATGATGCGTCCTTTGCTCATATCCATGCTGTGAAATTAGCTCATGAGAAAAACATATTGTGTAAGAGGACAGGTTATTTATCATGCAacttatttttacataaagATCATGAattaatgttattattaattaatactATACAGAAAGATTTAAAAAGTGATAATTATTTGGAAATATGGGCAGCATTAAGTTGTGtatgtaaattattaaataatgaaatgatACCTGCTATATTTCCTGTAatacaaaatttattaaatcataaaaatgaattgataagaaaaaaagtaTGTATGTTATTacataaaatgtatattattgAACCATCATTAATTAAagatattgatatatatttaaaaaaattattatgtgaTGTAGACCCATCAGTTATGGGTGCTTCATTAAATTTAATACATTCTATAGCTAAGAATGATATGATGTATAGTATTAAGTTAGTACCTTATTTGGTTTCTATTCTTAAACAAATATGTGAAAATAAATTACCAAAAGATTATGAATATCATAGAATTCCAGCACCATggattcaaataaaaattttgtcGATTTTTCGTATTTTAGgatattcaaataaaaaattatcagaACAAATGTATGAAGTATTACAAAAAACAATGCAGAGAGCAGATTTTGGAATTAATGTTGGTTATGCTATAATTTATGAATGTGTAAAAACGATTGCTACTATATATCCTTCACATCATTTATTAGAATTAGCATCTTTATCTATATCTAGATTTATTTCATCAGATaatcataatttaaaatatgttgGAGTAACTGGGCTAGCTTTAATTGTAAAAATTAATCCTTTATATGCAACTGAACATCAACTGGCTGTTGTGGATTGTTTAGAAGATAAAGATGAAACCCTCAAATTAAAAACGCtagatttattatatgaaatgaCAAATCCATTGAATGTTCAAGTAATTGTAGAGAAATTAATATTCCATATGAAAAATTCTGTGGATATTCATTTTAAACATGATTTAGCATGTAAAATAATTGAACTTATAGAAAGATATACACCTGATGATATTTGGTTTttgaataaaattaatactTTATTTTTGTCTGTTGGTGAATTATTAGATGAGAGTTATTCATATTCTCTTATCAAATTATTAAAGGATAGTTCTATATGTGGCGAATCAGATTCAGGGGATGAcgaaataaatacaaataaatataaaagtagtCCATCAAAtggtaatattaatatggaATATTTGAATTTACCAAATAAGGAACACATCAAAACGTATATGAAAGAACAGAAAGAAGTTTCAatgaatgaattaaaaatagatgatgaaaataatgagaaATTGACCCAAGGGCATATGAACAGccaaaataatgatgaaatgagtagtagtaatagtaatgataatattaataataataataataataataataataatgtaagcAATGATGATGTTAAACATGAACAACATTCACATAAGAACGATTATGTGAATAACTCAGATATAGAAAGAGATTTACAGAAATcgaataaaaacaaaatgaatgaCGATATATACAATCTCAGAAAATATGCTGTAAATACGTACATTAAATTATTAGAAAGTAATGAGAATATTCCATTCATATTAATGCAAATAATTTGCTGGGTCATAGGTGAATATAGTCATTTATGTGATATTGAAAATTATACTACTGAAGATATTATAGATTTATTATGTGAATgtttagaaaaaaattttagtAATCCTGATAGAGTTAAATCATGCTTAATAACAgctatttttaaattatgttCAAGGAATAATATAAGAGATCATGTAGtagcaaaaaaaataattgataaatataaaaatagtaaAATAACAGATTTACAACAAAGATGTTATGAAtatgatttaatattaaacaaTCCTACTTTAATGAATaatgttttttctttaaaaagtactaaaaaaaaaatagttatTGATGAAACGTTATCATTTCTAAATCCATATATAGAAGAGCATTTAAGAAGTGGAGGAAAATCATACATTTCAAAagatttaagaaaaaatgaacatCATGATGAATCTATAAAGAATACGAACCCTGTATTGAATTTCACTCCTTATGAATTACcacttaataataaattaagttcagataattataatatatcatctaataatatacctatatatgaaaagaacTATAACTACCAGGAGGATGCTGTTGTACCTATGTCAGCAACAGATGATCAAGTATCAAAAATGAAGGATAAGGGAAAAATTTATAAGTTAAATGTTATGGGACccaaaaaatggaaaaaagaaatatataatatagaccAAGGACAAAATGGTGATACTGAAACTATTGAAAAGGGGGATATGGcaaataagaagaaaaagaagaaatcaagcaaaaaaaataataaaaataaaaaaaataagaaaaaaaataaaatatccaataataacaataataataataataataacaatgttGGTGAATGTCAAAATAATAGTGAGGTAATAAATAAAGACAAagtgaagaagaaaaaaaagaaaaaatgtgTGAATAGAGAAGAGGGTGCTGATATTAATAAAGGAATTAAAAGTGATATAAACCAAACAGAGGAAGATATTAAGTTGCATAATATGGTGAGCGAACAAAAGGATAGAGGTAAGAATAGTTTTAGCagtaattattatgatgaagaagatgatgaagacgaatatgatgatgattatgaagaggatgaagaagaatatgatgatgattatgaagaatatgatgacgatgaagaagaaaatgatgaataCGTCGATGAaagtgatgatgataatgatgagaACGAAAACGAAGATGACGACGATTATAATGAAGACGAACAGTATAATAGAGATAATGATTTtattaatgaagaaaatgaaaatgagaAACGTACTGATAATGTTAATGTTGATGATTACAATGAACAAAATTATGAAAGatttgatgataataaagatattcATTATTCAAAAGAATTTAATAGATTTACAAGTGatacttataataataagacaaatatttataattggAAAAATAAAGGAAACAATAAAACTGtagtaaataataaaaaagaattaacagaaaaagaaaaaatggcAGCAGCTTTATTTAATGGATTAATATcaaataattcattattaaaagatCCTATAAAAAGTTCTTATGTTTCTACCATgtcaatgaaaaaaaatatgtccATATTgtctaataaaaattattttaattcaaaaaaaaatgataataataatgatatggaTGGAGTAGGAAAAAAAAGTTTAAATAATGAACATgtagaaaataatgatattacaaaaatgaagataaatGAGAAAGGTAACAacaataacaacaataataataataataatgatagtgGGTCTACTAATAAATTGGTAGATATCAATATAGATAATTctgataatttaaatgaaataaaaaaaaatacaaagaaAAAAGGCTACCAATTTGATATGATAGATTTAAATGAATCACCTAAAAAGATAGATTCTATAAAGACTtctgatataaatatagaagag gaGAAAAAACTATGGGACAACATAACTACTAAGAAAAAGGctgtatttataaattcaacaaatttgaatatattacagacacttaaaaaaattgag AATAATTTAAACACTAATGTTATTGAAGTTTCCAAAATGGATTCATTGATTTCATGTTTTTATAACAATACTAAGGTgctgataaaaataaaaatagaagataataaattaaCTTTTTTAGTAAAATCCAACGAAAATAG caTAATTGACAATGTTTTTGATGTCCTCAAGAATTTGTTtcatgtataa
- a CDS encoding prefoldin subunit, putative: MGDIKQNKYDLGLDMTVEDQKKIGKFTNLHYKEPLYEHKIKMMKENIMNIDSSIDEVSLAFDSNDVMLNIGDCFFKFDLDYIEENLEDRKSEELTKLNEMELEYKTKQSEKQQLKTELYAKFGNRIDLN; encoded by the exons atgggtgacataaaacaaaacaaatatGACTTAGGTTTAGATATGACAGTGGaagatcaaaaaaaaattgggaAGTTTACAAATTTACATTATAAAGAACCTTTATatgaacataaaataaaaatgatgaaagaaaatattatgaatattgaTTCTTCTATTGACGAAGTTTCATTAGCTTTTGATTCAAATGACGTCATGTTAAATATAG GTGACTGCTTTTTTAAATTCGACTTGGATTATATAGAAGAAAATTTAGAGGATAGAAAATCTGAAGAGCtaacaaaattaaatgaaatggaattagaatataaaacaaaacaaagTGAAAAGCAACAATTAAAAACAGAACTTTATGCTAAGTTTGGAAATAGGATAGATCTTAattga
- a CDS encoding GTPase-activating protein, putative yields the protein MIVGNKFWDEEKDAPILKRNANYINRENCEYICKRAEHFYDIMLSYIKEDINVEIKEDCNDKEILRIIKLDAERTFNKEENRKLLIQVLQSIYPITNDYHQGISFISSFLLLFLEPKDVVKIITGLHKYYLPGYFKAMPKAYVRDSRVFLSILNIFHPKLYEHIKNLITPEAFVSKWFIGLNVHVLTFESLMLFFENLLKEGEIFLFKYSIALCKTLEKEIINTSDVSKLLALLRLDQKLFPNDYKVSEGQKIGEFFLNIIHTAKTIDLSNINLHKLRDEAYEQMRLEEERRKQIEMERLLTDDEIIFSDEEDFTQAEDEPESETAGVDDENEGEIKYTEDENEKKNDKNEMVVETKNVQDLKDGKDIDMKYSKNEDLKNNDNIGKVDNKEAKNIHEKNQKCSQDNINKVEVKVEVNEKREMEEY from the coding sequence ATGATAGTGGGTAATAAATTTTGGGACGAAGAAAAAGATGCACCAATATTGAAACGAAATgcaaattatattaatcgAGAGAACtgtgaatatatatgtaagcGTGCAGAacatttttatgatataatgttaagttatataaaagaagatataaatgtcgaaataaaagaagattGTAATGATAAAGAGatattaagaataataaaattagatGCTGAAAGAACatttaataaagaagaaaatcgaaaattattaatacaaGTGTTACAATCAATATATCCAATAACAAATGATTATCATCAAggtatatcatttatatcatcttttttattactttttttggAACCTAAAGATgtagtaaaaataataacaggtttacataaatattatttaccaGGTTATTTTAAAGCTATGCCAAAAGCATATGTAAGAGATTCTCGAGTGTTTTTaagtattttaaatatttttcatcccaaattatatgaacatataaaaaatttgataACACCTGAAGCATTTGTTTCCAAATGGTTTATAGGATTAAATGTGCATGTGTTAACATTTGAATCtcttatgttattttttgaaaacttattaaaagaaggagaaatatttttattcaaatataGTATTGCTTTATGTAAAAcattagaaaaagaaataattaatacAAGTGATGTTTCAAAATTATTAGCATTATTAAGATTAGATCAAAAGCTTTTCCCAAATGATTACAAAGTATCAGAAGGTCAAAAAATTGgagaattttttttgaatatcaTACATACTGCAAAGACAATAGATTTatcaaatattaatttacaTAAATTAAGAGACGAAGCGTATGAACAAATGAGATTAGAAGAGGAAAGAAGAAAACAAATTGAAATGGAAAGACTCTTAACAGATGatgaaattatattttctgaTGAAGAGGATTTTACTCAAGCAGAAGATGAACCAGAAAGTGAAACAGCAGGAGTAGACGATGAAAATGAGggagaaataaaatatacagaagatgaaaatgaaaaaaaaaatgacaaaAATGAAATGGTTGTGGAAACAAAAAATGTTCAAGATTTGAAGGATGGAAAAGATATTGATATGAAATATTCAAAGAATGAGGAccttaaaaataatgataatataggAAAGGTAGATAATAAGGAGGCTAAAAATATTCatgaaaaaaatcaaaagtGTTCACAagacaatataaataaggtAGAAGTGAAAGTTGAAGTTAATGAAAAAAGAGAAATGgaagaatattaa
- a CDS encoding signal peptidase complex subunit 3, putative — MDSFLNRLNVLFYSMALCFLILCAFNYGTSFYLFDQEEIKTNIEVRSIKRLVYNRYINADEAVLSLDVSYDMRKAFNWNLKQLFVYVLVTYETPKKIKNEVIIQDYIIKNKNQAKRNYKNFITKYSLKDYYNGLRNNLIYLQICYKYMPIVGFSRSFEGAKISYQLPPEYFDALPSNYPLYYPDK; from the coding sequence ATGGATAGCTTCTTAAACCGATTAAATGTGTTGTTTTATTCTATGGCCCTGTGCTTTTTAATATTGTGTGCTTTTAATTATGGAacatctttttatttatttgatcaggaagaaataaaaacaaatatcgAGGTGAGAAGTATCAAAAGACTTGTATATAATAGATACATAAATGCTGATGAAGCAGTATTATCTTTAGATGTTTCTTATGATATGAGAAAAGCATTTAATTGGAATTTAAAACAACTTTTTGTTTATGTTTTAGTTACATATGAAACtcctaaaaaaataaagaatgaaGTTATAATTCaagattatattattaaaaataagaacCAAGccaaaagaaattataaaaattttattacaaaatattcACTTAAAGATTATTATAACGGACtaagaaataatttaatttatttacaaatttgttataaatatatgccTATTGTGGGTTTTTCCAGATCTTTTGAAGGTGCCAAGATATCTTATCAATTGCCCCCTGAATATTTTGATGCCTTGCCCTCTAATTACCCCTTATATTATCcagataaataa